Proteins found in one Geomonas subterranea genomic segment:
- a CDS encoding glucan 1,4-alpha-glucosidase → MSPSDRFAPGWPGIPARWTSSAKSGVGVSLSNMSHVWFTLSHGIFNEIYYPRIDQACVRDMGLIVTDGADFFSEEKRDAVSEVQWLAEGVPAFRVVSRCRKGRYRIEKTILTDSKRDTVLQKTRFFAQEGEISNCRLYVLLAPHLANHGAGNTAWVGEYKGISMLFAERDGSALALACSVPWRNRSVGFVGFSDGWQDLLSHKKMTWDYTRAENGNIALTAEVDLESGNGEFLLALGFGRNAAEAGNRARAALQDGFNTAQSEYVEGWNRWQGLLLPLDTDRGLGRPNFYRVSTTVLRVHEAFNFPGGIIASLSIPWGFSKGDNDLGGYHLAWPRDLVESAAGLLAAGGHEEVRRVLCYLQATQEADGHWAQNMWLDGSPYWNGIQMDETALPVLLVDLSRREKALAADDVARFWPMVRQAVAYLVRNGPVSPQDRWEEDPGYSPFTVAAEIAALLAAADLAEMQQEQSIATYLRETADVWNASIDRWIYVKGTDWCREFEVAGYYVRIAPVETVGGVSRFQKSVPIRNVAPDQAESPAYHMVSPDALALVRFGLRSADDPRILDTVKIIDALLRVETRQGSVWRRYNGDGYGEHGDGEPFDGTGIGRCWPLLTGERAHYELAAGREGDARQLQAAMENFAGAEGLFPEQIWDGADLPERELFFGRPSGSAMPLAWAHAEYLKLLRSLHDGRVFDMPPQTVQRYLVEKTESPFMVWRFNHKIRSLPAGKILRIETLAPAVIHWSDDEWHTVHDDKTRDTGLSVHSADLATELLSAGKEIKFTIYWPDPGHYEGNDFVVSVDSPPQVFC, encoded by the coding sequence ATGAGTCCCTCGGATCGTTTCGCGCCGGGATGGCCCGGCATCCCGGCGCGCTGGACCTCCAGCGCCAAATCCGGCGTAGGTGTGTCCCTGAGCAACATGAGCCATGTTTGGTTCACTCTGAGCCACGGAATTTTCAACGAGATCTATTATCCACGGATAGACCAGGCCTGCGTGCGCGACATGGGGTTGATCGTCACCGACGGAGCAGATTTCTTCTCAGAGGAAAAGCGTGACGCCGTCAGCGAGGTTCAGTGGTTGGCCGAAGGCGTGCCCGCCTTTCGTGTAGTCAGCAGATGCCGTAAGGGTCGCTACCGTATCGAAAAGACGATTCTGACCGACTCCAAGCGGGACACGGTGTTGCAGAAAACACGATTTTTCGCCCAGGAAGGGGAGATTTCAAATTGTCGCCTGTACGTATTGCTCGCTCCGCACCTGGCCAACCACGGAGCCGGCAATACAGCCTGGGTTGGCGAATACAAAGGCATTTCCATGTTGTTCGCGGAAAGGGACGGGAGCGCCCTGGCTTTGGCCTGCTCCGTTCCCTGGCGCAATCGTTCCGTCGGATTCGTCGGGTTCTCGGATGGGTGGCAAGATCTGTTGTCCCACAAAAAGATGACATGGGACTATACGCGGGCCGAGAACGGGAACATCGCCCTGACGGCAGAGGTTGACCTTGAATCGGGTAATGGGGAATTTCTGTTAGCCTTGGGGTTCGGACGCAACGCCGCCGAAGCGGGGAACCGTGCGCGTGCGGCACTCCAGGACGGCTTTAACACTGCGCAATCGGAGTACGTTGAAGGATGGAACAGATGGCAGGGGCTGTTGCTGCCACTCGATACAGACCGGGGATTGGGCCGGCCAAACTTTTACCGGGTGAGTACGACCGTCTTGCGTGTCCACGAGGCCTTCAATTTCCCCGGGGGAATTATCGCCAGCCTATCGATCCCGTGGGGATTCAGCAAGGGGGACAACGATCTCGGCGGTTATCACCTCGCCTGGCCGCGCGACCTGGTGGAGTCGGCGGCGGGGCTTCTGGCTGCCGGGGGGCATGAGGAGGTTCGTCGCGTCCTCTGTTATTTGCAGGCGACCCAGGAAGCCGACGGGCACTGGGCACAGAACATGTGGTTGGATGGCTCCCCCTACTGGAACGGCATCCAGATGGACGAAACAGCCCTGCCGGTCCTGCTCGTTGACCTGAGCCGGCGTGAAAAGGCGCTGGCCGCGGACGATGTGGCCCGGTTCTGGCCTATGGTTCGACAAGCCGTGGCTTATCTGGTCCGCAACGGGCCGGTGAGCCCGCAGGACCGCTGGGAGGAAGATCCCGGCTATTCGCCATTCACGGTCGCCGCCGAAATCGCCGCTCTCCTGGCGGCGGCGGATCTGGCCGAGATGCAGCAGGAGCAGTCAATCGCAACGTATCTACGCGAGACTGCAGATGTGTGGAACGCGTCCATCGACCGCTGGATCTACGTGAAAGGTACCGATTGGTGTCGTGAGTTTGAGGTCGCGGGGTATTACGTCCGGATCGCACCGGTCGAGACAGTAGGCGGGGTGTCTCGCTTTCAAAAGAGTGTTCCGATAAGAAACGTCGCTCCCGACCAAGCCGAAAGTCCTGCCTACCATATGGTGAGCCCGGACGCGCTGGCCCTTGTTCGTTTTGGCCTGCGCAGCGCCGACGACCCGCGCATCCTCGATACGGTCAAAATCATCGATGCTCTGCTCAGGGTGGAGACGCGACAGGGCTCCGTCTGGCGTCGCTACAACGGCGACGGCTACGGTGAACATGGGGATGGCGAACCGTTTGACGGTACCGGGATCGGCCGGTGCTGGCCTCTGCTGACCGGGGAGCGAGCCCATTATGAACTGGCGGCCGGCCGAGAGGGAGACGCACGGCAACTTCAGGCGGCTATGGAAAACTTTGCCGGCGCGGAAGGACTGTTTCCCGAGCAGATCTGGGACGGGGCGGACCTGCCGGAGCGTGAGCTTTTTTTCGGCCGGCCGTCCGGTTCCGCCATGCCGCTTGCGTGGGCACACGCCGAGTATCTGAAGCTGCTGCGTTCTCTGCACGATGGACGGGTCTTCGACATGCCGCCGCAAACCGTGCAGCGCTACCTGGTGGAGAAAACAGAATCTCCGTTCATGGTGTGGCGTTTCAACCACAAGATCCGCTCCCTGCCAGCCGGCAAGATACTGCGCATCGAGACACTGGCCCCGGCGGTCATTCACTGGAGCGATGATGAATGGCACACGGTCCATGACGACAAAACGCGCGATACCGGGCTTTCGGTCCATAGCGCAGATCTGGCAACGGAATTGCTCTCGGCAGGAAAAGAGATCAAATTCACCATTTATTGGCCGGACCCAGGCCATTACGAAGGCAATGACTTCGTTGTCAGCGTAGATTCCCCGCCCCAGGTGTTTTGCTGA
- a CDS encoding single-stranded DNA-binding protein: protein MASLNKVMLIGNLGKDPEVRYTAGGTAVASFSLATTDRIKGKDGNWEDKTEWHNITLWARLAEIAGEYLSKGKTVYIEGRLQTRKWTDKDGKDRYTTEIVGEKMQMLSAKGEGGGQRQGGGRPQQQDYNQGGGYEEPTFNPDDEIPF from the coding sequence ATGGCAAGTCTCAACAAGGTGATGCTCATAGGCAACCTGGGCAAGGACCCCGAGGTGCGCTACACCGCCGGCGGTACCGCCGTAGCTTCCTTCTCCCTGGCCACCACCGACCGCATCAAGGGGAAGGACGGCAACTGGGAAGACAAGACCGAATGGCACAACATCACCCTCTGGGCGCGTCTCGCCGAGATCGCCGGCGAGTACCTCTCCAAGGGGAAGACCGTATATATCGAAGGACGTCTGCAGACCCGCAAGTGGACCGACAAGGACGGCAAGGACCGCTACACCACCGAGATCGTCGGCGAGAAGATGCAGATGCTTTCCGCCAAGGGCGAAGGCGGCGGCCAGCGCCAGGGCGGCGGCCGCCCGCAGCAGCAGGACTACAACCAGGGTGGCGGTTACGAAGAGCCGACCTTCAACCCGGACGACGAGATCCCGTTCTAG
- a CDS encoding lysophospholipid acyltransferase family protein, with the protein MLRARIYLLFFVPYTLLCSVAAVIGGLFDSSGRAGHACARVWSLGSLWAARINLEVEGLELVPTEGPVIYMGNHQGNFDILALTRAIPRLFSWVAKEELFRVPVFGAAMRRAGYIPLDRSDGRKALKSMNQAAQRIAAGASVVIFPEGTRTKDGALLPFKRGAFMLAVKAGVPIVPFTINGSRAINPRNRIELRPGTIRISFAAPIEVAGVPEAELLERVRSAIAAKLEVE; encoded by the coding sequence ATGCTGAGAGCTCGTATCTACCTTCTTTTCTTCGTTCCGTACACCTTGTTGTGCAGTGTAGCCGCCGTGATCGGCGGCCTTTTCGACTCCTCCGGGCGGGCCGGACACGCCTGCGCCAGGGTCTGGAGCCTCGGGTCCCTCTGGGCGGCGCGCATCAACCTGGAGGTGGAGGGGCTGGAACTGGTCCCGACCGAGGGGCCGGTCATCTACATGGGAAACCACCAGGGTAACTTCGACATCCTCGCCCTGACCCGCGCCATCCCGCGCCTGTTCTCCTGGGTTGCCAAGGAGGAACTCTTCAGGGTGCCAGTGTTCGGCGCCGCCATGCGCCGGGCCGGGTACATCCCGCTGGATCGCAGCGACGGCAGGAAGGCGCTGAAGAGCATGAACCAGGCGGCGCAGCGCATCGCCGCGGGGGCGAGCGTGGTGATCTTCCCCGAGGGGACCCGCACCAAGGACGGGGCCCTGCTTCCCTTCAAGCGCGGTGCCTTCATGCTGGCAGTCAAGGCCGGCGTTCCCATCGTCCCCTTCACCATCAACGGCAGCCGGGCGATAAACCCGCGCAACCGCATCGAGTTGAGACCCGGAACCATCAGGATCAGCTTCGCGGCGCCCATAGAGGTCGCGGGTGTCCCGGAAGCGGAACTGCTGGAGCGGGTACGGTCGGCTATCGCAGCAAAGCTGGAGGTTGAATAA
- a CDS encoding ribonuclease J translates to MEASSIENTGLKFVALGGLGEIGLNMAAFEYGDDIVIVDCGLMFPEPYMLGIDVVIPDIGYLLERADRIRAILLTHGHEDHIGALPYVLRDINPPIYGTALTLGFVKEKLKEFELDEKVDLRVVKPRDVIELGDFIVEFIRVAHSTVDGCALAITSPEGVVIHTGDFKLDQTPVDGELTDLPTFARYGQAGVLALFADSTNIEREGYTLSERVVGEAFDEIFPNCPGRVIVAAFSSNIHRVQQVVHAAQKSGRKVLLNGRSMIANVQIARELGYLSIPDDIMMDLKELPKLPKEQVCMITTGSQGEPRSSLIRIAMDDHKQIKLERGDTVILSSRFIPGNEKTISDLMNHLYRRGAEVIHEKVSEVHVSGHASQEELKLLHNLVKPRFFVPVHGEYRHLVKHAQLAQKVGTPEERCILAVNGDVVLFSGDEAAIVDHVNTGRVFVDGKGVGDVGNVVLKDRKHLSEDGMVVVIVGINQVSGEIIYGPDIVSRGFIFEDESQQYLDEAKKVVLDTLALVSTEAMTDWNEVKLEVRRVLRRFFNKTIERRPVILPLVLEM, encoded by the coding sequence TTGGAAGCAAGCAGCATTGAAAATACCGGGCTGAAGTTCGTGGCCCTCGGAGGACTCGGGGAGATCGGCCTGAACATGGCCGCCTTCGAGTACGGCGATGACATCGTGATCGTCGACTGCGGGCTTATGTTCCCGGAGCCGTACATGCTGGGGATAGACGTGGTCATCCCCGACATCGGCTACCTCCTGGAGCGTGCCGACCGGATCCGCGCCATCCTGCTCACCCACGGGCACGAGGACCACATCGGCGCGCTTCCCTACGTGCTGCGTGACATCAATCCCCCCATCTACGGCACCGCCCTCACCCTGGGCTTCGTCAAGGAAAAGTTGAAGGAGTTCGAACTCGACGAGAAGGTCGACCTGCGGGTGGTGAAGCCAAGGGACGTGATCGAGCTCGGCGATTTCATCGTGGAGTTCATCCGCGTGGCCCACTCCACCGTGGACGGCTGCGCGCTGGCCATCACCTCCCCCGAAGGGGTGGTGATCCACACCGGCGACTTCAAGCTGGACCAGACCCCGGTGGACGGCGAGCTCACCGACCTTCCCACCTTCGCCCGCTACGGCCAGGCCGGGGTGCTGGCGCTCTTCGCCGACTCCACCAACATCGAGCGGGAGGGGTACACCCTGTCGGAGCGGGTGGTGGGGGAGGCCTTCGACGAGATCTTCCCGAATTGTCCCGGCAGGGTCATCGTCGCCGCTTTCTCCAGCAACATACATCGCGTCCAGCAGGTGGTGCACGCGGCGCAAAAGAGCGGCCGGAAGGTCCTCTTGAACGGCCGCTCCATGATCGCGAACGTGCAGATCGCCCGGGAACTCGGCTACCTCAGCATCCCCGATGACATCATGATGGACCTGAAGGAACTCCCCAAGCTCCCCAAGGAGCAGGTCTGCATGATCACCACGGGGAGCCAGGGTGAGCCGAGGAGTTCGCTGATCCGGATCGCCATGGACGATCACAAGCAGATCAAGCTGGAGCGCGGCGATACCGTCATCCTCTCCTCGCGGTTCATTCCGGGCAACGAGAAGACCATCTCGGACCTGATGAACCACCTGTACCGCCGCGGCGCCGAGGTGATCCACGAGAAGGTTTCCGAGGTGCACGTCTCCGGGCACGCCAGCCAGGAGGAGCTGAAACTCCTGCACAACCTGGTGAAGCCACGCTTCTTCGTCCCGGTGCACGGCGAGTACCGGCACCTGGTGAAGCACGCCCAGCTGGCCCAGAAGGTCGGCACCCCTGAGGAGCGCTGCATCCTGGCGGTGAACGGCGACGTGGTGCTCTTCTCCGGCGACGAGGCGGCCATCGTGGACCATGTGAACACGGGGCGGGTTTTCGTCGACGGCAAGGGGGTCGGTGACGTCGGCAACGTGGTCCTGAAGGACAGGAAGCACCTCTCCGAGGACGGCATGGTGGTAGTCATCGTCGGCATCAACCAGGTGAGCGGCGAGATCATCTATGGCCCCGACATCGTGTCGCGCGGCTTCATCTTCGAGGATGAAAGCCAGCAGTACCTGGACGAGGCGAAGAAGGTGGTGCTGGACACGCTGGCCCTGGTGAGCACCGAGGCGATGACCGACTGGAACGAGGTGAAGCTGGAGGTGCGCCGCGTGCTGCGCCGCTTCTTCAACAAGACCATCGAACGCCGCCCGGTGATACTGCCGCTCGTGCTGGAGATGTAG